The following coding sequences lie in one Danio rerio strain Tuebingen ecotype United States chromosome 25, GRCz12tu, whole genome shotgun sequence genomic window:
- the chst6 gene encoding carbohydrate sulfotransferase 6, with product MLRWRVSKAAVLSVLFAQAVTVGLLYGWYSRPNIQNVTQPEGKVHVLLLSSWRSGSSFLGQVFSQHPDVFYLMEPAWHVWMTINQSGARSLRMAVRDTIRSIFQCDMSVMDSYIRQPQNISNLFMWSHSRALCSPPACLQTPRDQISIEQDCKKHCGKSNLKLAESACQSYSHVVLKEVRFFELESLYSLLQDPTLNVRIIHLVRDPRAVFRSRDRSYKALVKDSNIVLEMANIPEKDKPYRVLQEICRSHVRIYETAMLKAPSFLKGRYKMIRYEDLVHNTQAEIEAMYEFIGLEMTETLQEWIYRITHGKGKGTKKEAFDITSRNAEDVSMAWRTTLPFEKVQRIQDVCKGAMSLLGYSTVDSEKEQKMMDLDLMKPRERYKFKWLPPKSTTAAKL from the coding sequence ATGCTGCGCTGGAGAGTGTCGAAGGCGGCTGTGTTGAGTGTGTTGTTCGCTCAGGCTGTGACCGTGGGGCTCCTGTATGGCTGGTACAGTCGACCGAATATTCAGAACGTGACTCAGCCTGAGGGAAAGGTGCACGTGCTGCTGCTGTCCTCCTGGAGGTCCGGCTCATCCTTCCTGGGCCAGGTATTCAGCCAGCATCCTGACGTCTTTTATTTGATGGAGCCGGCCTGGCACGTGTGGATGACCATCAACCAATCCGGCGCACGTAGCCTGCGAATGGCGGTACGAGACACGATTCGCAGCATCTTTCAGTGCGACATGTCCGTCATGGATTCATACATCCGCCAGCCCCAGAACATCTCCAACCTGTTCATGTGGAGCCACAGTCGTGCGCTCTGCTCTCCGCCTGCGTGCCTCCAAACGCCGCGCGACCAGATTAGCATCGAACAAGACTGCAAAAAGCACTGCGGGAAAAGCAATTTGAAGCTCGCCGAGTCGGCGTGTCAATCCTACAGCCATGTTGTTTTAAAAGAAGTTCGCTTCTTCGAATTGGAGTCGCTTTATTCGCTACTTCAAGACCCGACTTTGAATGTGCGAATCATCCATTTAGTTCGAGACCCACGAGCGGTGTTTCGCTCCAGAGATCGTTCCTACAAAGCCTTGGTGAAAGACAGCAATATCGTGCTCGAGATGGCAAACATTCCTGAGAAGGATAAACCTTATCGCGTCTTGCAGGAGATTTGCCGCAGTCACGTGCGCATTTACGAGACCGCCATGCTTAAAGCGCCGAGTTTCCTTAAAGGACGCTACAAAATGATTCGCTACGAAGATCTCGTGCACAACACGCAGGCTGAAATCGAGGCCATGTATGAATTCATCGGTCTGGAGATGACCGAAACCCTGCAGGAGTGGATCTACCGCATCACTCACGGTAAAGGCAAGGGAACCAAGAAGGAAGCATTCGATATCACTTCGCGAAACGCCGAGGATGTTTCGATGGCTTGGCGAACCACGTTACCGTTCGAGAAAGTACAGCGTATCCAGGATGTTTGTAAAGGAGCCATGTCCCTGCTGGGATATTCGACGGTGGACAGTGAGAAGGAGCAAAAGATGATGGATTTAGATTTGATGAAGCCACGCGAGCGCTATAAATTCAAATGGCTGC